From the genome of Triticum aestivum cultivar Chinese Spring chromosome 1A, IWGSC CS RefSeq v2.1, whole genome shotgun sequence:
AGGGCCACTTATGTTTCTGGTATCCTTAATGTAATCACTGATTAATTCTGAACTTAACTTCCTAATTCAAAGGTTATCGGGAAGCTCAGTGAAGGGAGAGCAACACATATACCCTATCGAGATTCTAAGTTGACTCGTCTGCTGCAGTCATCACTGAGTGGCCATGGTCACGTCTCAGTAAGTATCTACCCGTTCTTTAGAGCTTCCTGCTTTGGAACTCACTACATGTGCTGGTGGAGGCTATCTTTGCAGCGTGTAGTGAAACTTTATTTTCAATTATCCAGCTGACATACTGACTTCTTTATGCAGCTAATTTGCACAATTACCCCAGCATCGAGTAACATGGAGGAAACCCATAATACATTGAAATTTGCAAGCAGAGCAAAACGTGTTGAAATTTATGCCTCTCGTAACCGGGTAAATGTTCTCAGCATGCGATTCTTACTTCCCGTGGCACCATTACTTGAATAATTAATGGACATTTCATTATTTTCTCTCTGCAGTTAGTTGATGAGAAGTCTTTGATCAAGAAGTATCAGAGAGAAATATCATCTCTAAAGCAAGAGCTTGATGAGTTTAGGAGAGGAATGCTTGGGGGTGCTAGTCAGGAAGAAATAATGATTTTACGGCAACAGGTCTGCTTCATTTGCTTTTGCCAGATAAAACTAAGGAGCACAATGGTTTATGAGGCATCTATGCAAATGCTTGATTTTTTACTGTTCTATATATGAATacttatattgatttcatattgttaAGTTGGTAAATGCTTAAAAAATGACTTCTTTTGCCTTGTTTAGTTGGAAGAGGGCCAGGTAAAAATGCAATCTCGCCTTGAGGAGGAAGAGGATGCCAAAGCTGCTCTGATGAGCAGAATACAGCGGTTGACCAAGTTAATACTTGTTTCCACGAAGACCAATATTCCTGCTTTGACagattcgtctcgtcttcagcgcCAAAATTCTGTTAGTGAGGAAGATGTGGGTGCTCATTATTGATCTGATTCTGCATTTGTTACCATATTTAAGGTTTTTGATTCTATGAAGTTATAAGTCATGCTCTTTTAACTTAGAAAGTGTACTAATTCTATCTATTTCAGAAGTTAAGCTCTTCCCAAGATAGTACTACGGTAGTCCAAAATGACAGTACATCAAAGGACACCTTATCATCTGCTTTTCCTGACCCGTTGGATGAGATCAATGGACTAAGGTCTGCTAGCGGAGATCCTTCTTCAGTAACTGGTTCAGGACAAGATTCAATGCAGGTTTGCATTCTACATTTTTTAATTGACCAGTAAACCAGTGACATGTGCCCATGCCATAATCCTAAGGTTTATAGCTATCATCTTGCCGTTCTTTATTTTTTTGATGCACAACTTCTTGTGGAAAATATGTCTTGTCACTTGTTTGGCTCAAAACAACATTTGGAAAACTACAATATTAGAAATCCAAAACCTATTTGGCCATATTACTGGTTTTCCACTAAAAACATTACGTGCAATTAGTGCGTGTAACAGTCACAGCTTATTCCCCATTGCAGTCATGCATTGTTTCTTAACAGTCATGGCTGGGAGTTTTTTTTTGGAGAAAAGTCATGTATGGGAGTTGTGTTCTATTCTCACTGCCACGAATATTTTTGTGCTGAGCTCTATTTATCCTTTCCCAAGAATAGAAGGCATCTGCGATACAGATACTGCGATATGCTGATACAATATTTCCATAAAGCAAGAATGGATCGATTAATCTGTTTTTTTTGTTAGATAATACTCCTAGAAGCGTTTATTTGTActtgaaaataaataaattatttagtgAGGCTATGAGAGAGCAAGGAGTTGATATTaccatatgaaaatggaaaaccTAAACTAAGATCGAGAGCGTCTATTTGCCATGCCCTAAATCCAAATGCAAATACCAAAATCAGATCTAGGTACTGGACATCTAGAATAAGTCCTAGAGAGGAGGCGGCAGCAGCAAGAGGTATGGAGGAGGTGGCTGTGGCAGGAACAACAGTTTAGTGCGGAGGCAGCACCATTGTGTGGTGGAGGCAGCGACCTTTGGTGAAGAAGGGAAAGGAAGAGGCAGCGACAGCCGATAGGAGtcaggaggggaaggaggaggagatacAACAGGAGGGCAGACAGAGGAGTCAAGGACCGAGTGGAGACTTGTAGTGGATCTTTATTTTGCACTGGCTGATGGAACATGTCCAACAGTCTATATTAACAATGGTCCTGGCTTCAGTAGCTCTGATGCTAGACATTCAATAGACAGTACAATGGTTATTTTATACTTTTTAAGAGTCAATTTTATACTGGATTTTGAAAGAGAACGTGCTGAATTTACGAATGATTATTGGTTATAGCTTAATGTACTTTGTATATCAGGTGGGAATCACGGAATCGGATCATTTGGATCTATTGATTGAGCAAGTTAAGATGCTTGCTGGGGAGATTGCTTTTGGTACCAGTTCGCTGAAAAGATTAATTGAACAATCCATAGAAGACCCTGAAGGGACAAAGAATCAAGTAGGTGTCATCCCATTCTTAGCATTTTTTACATTTAACTTCCTGCTCAATATTCAACTTCTTGTTCTACTGAATAAGTATCCAGACAAATAAGCATATGTCTTCGTGTTACTGAAAGACAGACACATGGAGTGCTTGACAGTTGCATACACTACACACTTCTGCTATTTTTCTAGGATTCTGAATATGTTCTAAAGCTCATGGTTGATATTTTATCTTGCTTTGCTGCCCTTTACTTTAACCGTTCCATTTTAAATATGCCACTTCTGATAGATGGCCCCTTAACATCCTCTTTTGATAGTTTTGTAACTCTTTTTGATAGAATGTATCATCTTCTATATCTTCATGATGTTCCAATGCGTTGCACTGTAACTAATATTcatgcatgtatcttttgataACAGATAGAGAATTTAGAGCATGAAATCCAGCAAAAGAGGAGGCATCTGCGAGCCCTGGAACAAAAAATCATGGAAAGCGGTGAGGCATCAGTTGCTAATGCTTCTATGGTGGATATGCAGCAGGTAATGTTGTCTAGTATAAAGATAAGCCTCTTAATTATTTGTGTATCCCCTTCCCTGCGTAGTAACATACGTTTTGTGGAAACAGACTATTACGAAGTTGACAGCTCAATGCAATGAGAAGGCTTTTGACTTAGAGGTGATCTTACTAAATTTTCAGTGTGCTTCCCACAAAACTGATGTGTCTTCAATATACatgtatagatatattttagaaaaGTTCTGATTGTCTTCTTATATGTTGGAACAGTTAAAATCGGCCGATAATCGTGTCCTTCAGGAGCAGCTACAACAGAAGGTTCTCTTTCCTTCTTCCTTCCTTTTATGTGTGCCTAGTTTCAGTTTAGAATATTCGAGTGGGAAATACTTAATTTGTTGTACGAATTTTTTTTGCTACTTGCAGAGTATGGAAATCAATGATTTACAAGAAAAAGTTCTACGCCTTGAGGCACAGCTCATACCGAAAACCAACATATCCCCTGAACAATGCACACATCAGGAGATTCTTGATTTGAAATCTAAACTTCAGTCCAAGGTTTAATCCGTTTTATCTTCAGTTTAACTGGATTTCTTTCAAGATTTCTGCACTACTTTTTTGTGTCTTTAATTTATTTTGTTTATAATGATATATTGTGCATCTATGGCATATTCTTATATTGTATAAAACCCACTACGTATTTGTGGATGATTTGCTGGAACATTGCGCTAAATTTTGTGCTGCACTCTTTTAAGCATGTGGATATGCAATACTAATTTATATGTTCATTTGTTGGTTGTACATAATTAGTTTACGTTTTTTCCCCTTATTAAACGAGTCAATCAACTTTGCCAATATATCTTGACAGGAAGTTGAAACTGAGAAGCTTAAATACCAGCATCTGGAAGTGATTGAAGAAAATCGAGACCTAATCAATCAGAACCACAAATTAAGTGAGGAAGCTGCTTATGCAAAAGAATTGGCATCTTCTGCAGCTGTTGAGCTTAAGAATTTGGCTGAAGAAGTTACAAAGCTATCGATACAAAATGCAAGGCAGGCAAAGGAGTTATTAATTGCCCAGGAGATGGCACATTCCAGGGTTCCTGTTAGAAAGGGGCGCCCAGCAGGTAGGGGCAGGGATGAAGTTGGGACCTGGAGTCTTGATTTAGAGGATATGAAGATGGAGCTACTGGCGCGAAAAAAGAGGGAAGCTGCTCTAGAAGCAGCTTTGGCAGAGAAGGAGCTTCTTGAAGAGGAGTACAAGAAGAAGTTTGATGAAGCAAAGAAGAAAGAGCTTTCTCTAGAAAATGATCTAGCAGGCATGTGGGTTCTTGTT
Proteins encoded in this window:
- the LOC123048501 gene encoding kinesin-like protein KIN-7K, chloroplastic isoform X1 yields the protein MSSRPSSSSSSRRSSSPFSAGSRRPPTSSSSSSSYMAGRLIPRSSSSVSSYGGGGGSRSTTPGRRSAPAPPPPPAPVPFPSADELVIEDTSRSGDSISVTIRFRPLSEREIQRGDEITWYPDGDRLVRCDYVQPSAYGYDRVFGPSTATEAVYDVAARPVVKGAMEGINGTVFAYGVTSSGKTHTMHGDQNCPGIIPLAIKDVFSLIQETPGREFLLRVSYLEIYNEVINDLLDPTGQNLRVREDAQGTYVEGIKEEVVLSPGHALSFIAAGEEHRHVGSNNFNLFSSRSHTIFTMMIESSDRGDEYDGAMYSQLNLIDLAGSESSKTETTGLRRREGSYINKSLLTLGTVIGKLSEGRATHIPYRDSKLTRLLQSSLSGHGHVSLICTITPASSNMEETHNTLKFASRAKRVEIYASRNRLVDEKSLIKKYQREISSLKQELDEFRRGMLGGASQEEIMILRQQLEEGQVKMQSRLEEEEDAKAALMSRIQRLTKLILVSTKTNIPALTDSSRLQRQNSVSEEDKLSSSQDSTTVVQNDSTSKDTLSSAFPDPLDEINGLRSASGDPSSVTGSGQDSMQVGITESDHLDLLIEQVKMLAGEIAFGTSSLKRLIEQSIEDPEGTKNQIENLEHEIQQKRRHLRALEQKIMESGEASVANASMVDMQQTITKLTAQCNEKAFDLELKSADNRVLQEQLQQKSMEINDLQEKVLRLEAQLIPKTNISPEQCTHQEILDLKSKLQSKEVETEKLKYQHLEVIEENRDLINQNHKLSEEAAYAKELASSAAVELKNLAEEVTKLSIQNARQAKELLIAQEMAHSRVPVRKGRPAGRGRDEVGTWSLDLEDMKMELLARKKREAALEAALAEKELLEEEYKKKFDEAKKKELSLENDLAGMWVLVAKLKRGAFSISDLNVDDRSINLADITNDAKENKGDTNVALVEKQVSDDTVKSLTAEEYRSPEFEPLLVRLKAKIQEMKEKETDPLSDKDGNSHVCKVCFESATAAVLLPCRHFCLCKPCALACSECPLCRTRILDRIITFT
- the LOC123048501 gene encoding kinesin-like protein KIN-7K, chloroplastic isoform X2, yielding MSSRPSSSSSSRRSSSPFSAGSRRPPTSSSSSSSYMAGRLIPRSSSSVSSYGGGGGSRSTTPGRRSAPAPPPPPAPVPFPSADELVIEDTSRSGDSISVTIRFRPLSEREIQRGDEITWYPDGDRLVRCDYVQPSAYGYDRVFGPSTATEAVYDVAARPVVKGAMEGINGTVFAYGVTSSGKTHTMHGDQNCPGIIPLAIKDVFSLIQETPGREFLLRVSYLEIYNEVINDLLDPTGQNLRVREDAQGTYVEGIKEEVVLSPGHALSFIAAGEEHRHVGSNNFNLFSSRSHTIFTMMIESSDRGDEYDGAMYSQLNLIDLAGSESSKTETTGLRRREGSYINKSLLTLGTVIGKLSEGRATHIPYRDSKLTRLLQSSLSGHGHVSLICTITPASSNMEETHNTLKFASRAKRVEIYASRNRLVDEKSLIKKYQREISSLKQELDEFRRGMLGGASQEEIMILRQQLEEGQVKMQSRLEEEEDAKAALMSRIQRLTKLILVSTKTNIPALTDSSRLQRQNSVSEEDKLSSSQDSTTVVQNDSTSKDTLSSAFPDPLDEINGLRSASGDPSSVTGSGQDSMQVGITESDHLDLLIEQVKMLAGEIAFGTSSLKRLIEQSIEDPEGTKNQIENLEHEIQQKRRHLRALEQKIMESGEASVANASMVDMQQTITKLTAQCNEKAFDLELKSADNRVLQEQLQQKSMEINDLQEKVLRLEAQLIPKTNISPEQCTHQEILDLKSKLQSKEVETEKLKYQHLEVIEENRDLINQNHKLSEEAAYAKELASSAAVELKNLAEEVTKLSIQNARQAKELLIAQEMAHSRVPVRKGRPAGRGRDEVGTWSLDLEDMKMELLARKKREAALEAALAEKELLEEEYKKKFDEAKKKELSLENDLAGMWVLVAKLKRGAFSISDLNVDDRSINLADITNDAKENKGDTNVALVEKQVSDDTVKSLTAEEYRSPEFEPLLVRLKAKIQEMKEKETDPLSDKDGNSHVCKCASLAHLPVRNALCAAHES